Proteins encoded by one window of Taeniopygia guttata chromosome 1A, bTaeGut7.mat, whole genome shotgun sequence:
- the TOM1 gene encoding target of Myb1 membrane trafficking protein isoform X3 has product MDFLLGNPFSSPVGQRIERATDGSLRSEDWALNMEICDIINETEEGPKDAFRAIKKRIVGNKNFHEVMLALTVLETCVKNCGHRFHVLVSSQDFVEGVLVRTILPKNNPPAIVHDKVLTLIQSWADAFRSSPDLTGVVAVYEDLRRKGLEFPMTDLDMLSPIHTPQRTVYSSNSQSGQNSPAVNSPQQMESILHPVTLPPGRGTSSDAPITPTPEQIGKLRSELEVVNGNTKVMSEMLTELVPSQAEPSDLELLQELNRTCRAMQQRVLELIPRVLHEQLTEELLLINDNLNNVFLRHERFERLRTGQPVKAPNEAENSLIDLGPNAPSALKQPEVTSNLSSQLAGMNLGSSSVSAGLHSLDTSGKLEEDFDMFALTRGSSLAEQRKGVKYEDPQATKGLAGALDARQQNTGAGESGASSDGAQLTKWMMRQGMVPVPQANFMEDIEKWLSTDVGESEDPKGVTSEEFDKFLEERAKVADRLPTLSSSSGGTSLSPPAASHHRKQAKEDDAMFAL; this is encoded by the exons atGGACTTTCTGCTCGGGAACCCCTTCAGCTCCCCCGTGGGGCAGCGCATCG agaGAGCTACTGATGGGTCCCTGCGGAGTGAGGACTGGGCTCTCAACATGGAGATCTGTGACATCATTAATGAGACTGAAGAAGG GCCCAAAGATGCATTCCGAGCCATTAAGAAGAGAATTGTAGGGAATAAGAACTTCCATGAAGTTATGCTGGCTTTGACG GTCCTGGAGACTTGTGTCAAGAACTGCGGCCATCGTTTCCACGTCCTTGTGTCCAGCCAGGACTTTGTAGAAGGTGTCCTGGTGAGAACAATCCTGCCAAAGAACAATCCACCTGCCATAGTGCATGACAAGGTGCTGACCCTCATCCAG TCCTGGGCGGACGCCTTCCGCAGCTCTCCAGACTTGACTGGTGTCGTTGCTGTCTATGAAGACCTGAGACGGAAGGGTTTGGAGTTTCCCATGACTGATCTGGACATGCTGTCACCTATCCACACACCACAGAGG ACTGTGTATAGCTCCAACTCTCAATCTGGACAGAACTCACCTGCAGTCAACTCCCCTCAGCAGATGGAGTCCATCCTCCACCCTGTCACCCTGCCCCCCGGGAGGGGCACGTCCAGCGACGCGCCCATCAcccccacaccagagcag ATCGGGAAGCTGCGCAGTGAGCTGGAAGTGGTGAATGGGAACACAAAGGTGATGTCAGAGATGTTGACAGAGCTGGTGCCGTCCCAGGCCGAGCCTTctgacctggagctgctgcag GAGCTGAATCGGACATGCAGAGCCATGCAGCAGCGAGTCCTGGAGCTGATTCCCCGTGTCCTCCATGAGCAACTCACCgaggagctgctcctcatcaaTGACAACCTCAATAACGTGTTTCTGCGCCATGAAAG GTTCGAGCGACTTCGGACAGGACAGCCTGTTAAG gCACCAAATGAGGCAGAGAACAGCTTGATTGACCTGGGACCCAATGCTCCTTCAGCACTGAAACAGCCTGAAGTCACCAGCAACCTTTCCTCTCAGCTGGCTGGAATGA ACCTGGGCTCAAGCAGCGTAAGTGCAGGGCTGCACTCCCTCGACACTTCTGGCAAGCTGGAAGAAGACTTTGACATGTTTGCCCTGACCCGTGGCAGCTCGCTGGCTGAGCAGCGCAAAGG GGTAAAATATGAAGACCCCCAAGCCACCAAAGGCCTTGCTGGTGCCCTGGATGCCCGGCAGCAGAACACGGGAGCG GGGGAGTCTGGTGCCTCTAGTGATGGAGCCCAGCTGACAAAGTGGATGATGCGTCAAGGAATG gTACCAGTTCCTCAAGCCAATTTCATGGAAGACATAGAAAAGTGGCTCTCCACTGATGTG GGAGAATCAGAGGATCCAAAAGGTGTCACCAGTGAAG AGTTTGACAAATTTCTGGAAGAGCGAGCGAAAGTTGCAGACCGCCTCCCCACTTTGTCCAGCTCCTCAGGAGGGACatctctgtcccctcctgctgccagtcATCATCGGAAGCAAGCAAAGGAAGATGATGCTATGTTTGCCTTGTGA
- the TOM1 gene encoding target of Myb1 membrane trafficking protein isoform X4: MDFLLGNPFSSPVGQRIERATDGSLRSEDWALNMEICDIINETEEGPKDAFRAIKKRIVGNKNFHEVMLALTVLETCVKNCGHRFHVLVSSQDFVEGVLVRTILPKNNPPAIVHDKVLTLIQSWADAFRSSPDLTGVVAVYEDLRRKGLEFPMTDLDMLSPIHTPQRTVYSSNSQSGQNSPAVNSPQQMESILHPVTLPPGRGTSSDAPITPTPEQIGKLRSELEVVNGNTKVMSEMLTELVPSQAEPSDLELLQELNRTCRAMQQRVLELIPRVLHEQLTEELLLINDNLNNVFLRHERFERLRTGQPVKAPNEAENSLIDLGPNAPSALKQPEVTSNLSSQLAGMNLGSSSVSAGLHSLDTSGKLEEDFDMFALTRGSSLAEQRKGVKYEDPQATKGLAGALDARQQNTGAVPVPQANFMEDIEKWLSTDVGESEDPKGVTSEEFDKFLEERAKVADRLPTLSSSSGGTSLSPPAASHHRKQAKEDDAMFAL; this comes from the exons atGGACTTTCTGCTCGGGAACCCCTTCAGCTCCCCCGTGGGGCAGCGCATCG agaGAGCTACTGATGGGTCCCTGCGGAGTGAGGACTGGGCTCTCAACATGGAGATCTGTGACATCATTAATGAGACTGAAGAAGG GCCCAAAGATGCATTCCGAGCCATTAAGAAGAGAATTGTAGGGAATAAGAACTTCCATGAAGTTATGCTGGCTTTGACG GTCCTGGAGACTTGTGTCAAGAACTGCGGCCATCGTTTCCACGTCCTTGTGTCCAGCCAGGACTTTGTAGAAGGTGTCCTGGTGAGAACAATCCTGCCAAAGAACAATCCACCTGCCATAGTGCATGACAAGGTGCTGACCCTCATCCAG TCCTGGGCGGACGCCTTCCGCAGCTCTCCAGACTTGACTGGTGTCGTTGCTGTCTATGAAGACCTGAGACGGAAGGGTTTGGAGTTTCCCATGACTGATCTGGACATGCTGTCACCTATCCACACACCACAGAGG ACTGTGTATAGCTCCAACTCTCAATCTGGACAGAACTCACCTGCAGTCAACTCCCCTCAGCAGATGGAGTCCATCCTCCACCCTGTCACCCTGCCCCCCGGGAGGGGCACGTCCAGCGACGCGCCCATCAcccccacaccagagcag ATCGGGAAGCTGCGCAGTGAGCTGGAAGTGGTGAATGGGAACACAAAGGTGATGTCAGAGATGTTGACAGAGCTGGTGCCGTCCCAGGCCGAGCCTTctgacctggagctgctgcag GAGCTGAATCGGACATGCAGAGCCATGCAGCAGCGAGTCCTGGAGCTGATTCCCCGTGTCCTCCATGAGCAACTCACCgaggagctgctcctcatcaaTGACAACCTCAATAACGTGTTTCTGCGCCATGAAAG GTTCGAGCGACTTCGGACAGGACAGCCTGTTAAG gCACCAAATGAGGCAGAGAACAGCTTGATTGACCTGGGACCCAATGCTCCTTCAGCACTGAAACAGCCTGAAGTCACCAGCAACCTTTCCTCTCAGCTGGCTGGAATGA ACCTGGGCTCAAGCAGCGTAAGTGCAGGGCTGCACTCCCTCGACACTTCTGGCAAGCTGGAAGAAGACTTTGACATGTTTGCCCTGACCCGTGGCAGCTCGCTGGCTGAGCAGCGCAAAGG GGTAAAATATGAAGACCCCCAAGCCACCAAAGGCCTTGCTGGTGCCCTGGATGCCCGGCAGCAGAACACGGGAGCG gTACCAGTTCCTCAAGCCAATTTCATGGAAGACATAGAAAAGTGGCTCTCCACTGATGTG GGAGAATCAGAGGATCCAAAAGGTGTCACCAGTGAAG AGTTTGACAAATTTCTGGAAGAGCGAGCGAAAGTTGCAGACCGCCTCCCCACTTTGTCCAGCTCCTCAGGAGGGACatctctgtcccctcctgctgccagtcATCATCGGAAGCAAGCAAAGGAAGATGATGCTATGTTTGCCTTGTGA
- the TOM1 gene encoding target of Myb1 membrane trafficking protein isoform X1 has product MEICDIINETEEGPKDAFRAIKKRIVGNKNFHEVMLALTVLETCVKNCGHRFHVLVSSQDFVEGVLVRTILPKNNPPAIVHDKVLTLIQSWADAFRSSPDLTGVVAVYEDLRRKGLEFPMTDLDMLSPIHTPQRTVYSSNSQSGQNSPAVNSPQQMESILHPVTLPPGRGTSSDAPITPTPEQIGKLRSELEVVNGNTKVMSEMLTELVPSQAEPSDLELLQELNRTCRAMQQRVLELIPRVLHEQLTEELLLINDNLNNVFLRHERFERLRTGQPVKAPNEAENSLIDLGPNAPSALKQPEVTSNLSSQLAGMNLGSSSVSAGLHSLDTSGKLEEDFDMFALTRGSSLAEQRKGVKYEDPQATKGLAGALDARQQNTGAGESGASSDGAQLTKWMMRQGMVPVPQANFMEDIEKWLSTDVGESEDPKGVTSEEFDKFLEERAKVADRLPTLSSSSGGTSLSPPAASHHRKQAKEDDAMFAL; this is encoded by the exons ATGGAGATCTGTGACATCATTAATGAGACTGAAGAAGG GCCCAAAGATGCATTCCGAGCCATTAAGAAGAGAATTGTAGGGAATAAGAACTTCCATGAAGTTATGCTGGCTTTGACG GTCCTGGAGACTTGTGTCAAGAACTGCGGCCATCGTTTCCACGTCCTTGTGTCCAGCCAGGACTTTGTAGAAGGTGTCCTGGTGAGAACAATCCTGCCAAAGAACAATCCACCTGCCATAGTGCATGACAAGGTGCTGACCCTCATCCAG TCCTGGGCGGACGCCTTCCGCAGCTCTCCAGACTTGACTGGTGTCGTTGCTGTCTATGAAGACCTGAGACGGAAGGGTTTGGAGTTTCCCATGACTGATCTGGACATGCTGTCACCTATCCACACACCACAGAGG ACTGTGTATAGCTCCAACTCTCAATCTGGACAGAACTCACCTGCAGTCAACTCCCCTCAGCAGATGGAGTCCATCCTCCACCCTGTCACCCTGCCCCCCGGGAGGGGCACGTCCAGCGACGCGCCCATCAcccccacaccagagcag ATCGGGAAGCTGCGCAGTGAGCTGGAAGTGGTGAATGGGAACACAAAGGTGATGTCAGAGATGTTGACAGAGCTGGTGCCGTCCCAGGCCGAGCCTTctgacctggagctgctgcag GAGCTGAATCGGACATGCAGAGCCATGCAGCAGCGAGTCCTGGAGCTGATTCCCCGTGTCCTCCATGAGCAACTCACCgaggagctgctcctcatcaaTGACAACCTCAATAACGTGTTTCTGCGCCATGAAAG GTTCGAGCGACTTCGGACAGGACAGCCTGTTAAG gCACCAAATGAGGCAGAGAACAGCTTGATTGACCTGGGACCCAATGCTCCTTCAGCACTGAAACAGCCTGAAGTCACCAGCAACCTTTCCTCTCAGCTGGCTGGAATGA ACCTGGGCTCAAGCAGCGTAAGTGCAGGGCTGCACTCCCTCGACACTTCTGGCAAGCTGGAAGAAGACTTTGACATGTTTGCCCTGACCCGTGGCAGCTCGCTGGCTGAGCAGCGCAAAGG GGTAAAATATGAAGACCCCCAAGCCACCAAAGGCCTTGCTGGTGCCCTGGATGCCCGGCAGCAGAACACGGGAGCG GGGGAGTCTGGTGCCTCTAGTGATGGAGCCCAGCTGACAAAGTGGATGATGCGTCAAGGAATG gTACCAGTTCCTCAAGCCAATTTCATGGAAGACATAGAAAAGTGGCTCTCCACTGATGTG GGAGAATCAGAGGATCCAAAAGGTGTCACCAGTGAAG AGTTTGACAAATTTCTGGAAGAGCGAGCGAAAGTTGCAGACCGCCTCCCCACTTTGTCCAGCTCCTCAGGAGGGACatctctgtcccctcctgctgccagtcATCATCGGAAGCAAGCAAAGGAAGATGATGCTATGTTTGCCTTGTGA
- the TOM1 gene encoding target of Myb1 membrane trafficking protein isoform X2: MEICDIINETEEGPKDAFRAIKKRIVGNKNFHEVMLALTVLETCVKNCGHRFHVLVSSQDFVEGVLVRTILPKNNPPAIVHDKVLTLIQSWADAFRSSPDLTGVVAVYEDLRRKGLEFPMTDLDMLSPIHTPQRTVYSSNSQSGQNSPAVNSPQQMESILHPVTLPPGRGTSSDAPITPTPEQIGKLRSELEVVNGNTKVMSEMLTELVPSQAEPSDLELLQELNRTCRAMQQRVLELIPRVLHEQLTEELLLINDNLNNVFLRHERFERLRTGQPVKAPNEAENSLIDLGPNAPSALKQPEVTSNLSSQLAGMNLGSSSVSAGLHSLDTSGKLEEDFDMFALTRGSSLAEQRKGVKYEDPQATKGLAGALDARQQNTGAVPVPQANFMEDIEKWLSTDVGESEDPKGVTSEEFDKFLEERAKVADRLPTLSSSSGGTSLSPPAASHHRKQAKEDDAMFAL, from the exons ATGGAGATCTGTGACATCATTAATGAGACTGAAGAAGG GCCCAAAGATGCATTCCGAGCCATTAAGAAGAGAATTGTAGGGAATAAGAACTTCCATGAAGTTATGCTGGCTTTGACG GTCCTGGAGACTTGTGTCAAGAACTGCGGCCATCGTTTCCACGTCCTTGTGTCCAGCCAGGACTTTGTAGAAGGTGTCCTGGTGAGAACAATCCTGCCAAAGAACAATCCACCTGCCATAGTGCATGACAAGGTGCTGACCCTCATCCAG TCCTGGGCGGACGCCTTCCGCAGCTCTCCAGACTTGACTGGTGTCGTTGCTGTCTATGAAGACCTGAGACGGAAGGGTTTGGAGTTTCCCATGACTGATCTGGACATGCTGTCACCTATCCACACACCACAGAGG ACTGTGTATAGCTCCAACTCTCAATCTGGACAGAACTCACCTGCAGTCAACTCCCCTCAGCAGATGGAGTCCATCCTCCACCCTGTCACCCTGCCCCCCGGGAGGGGCACGTCCAGCGACGCGCCCATCAcccccacaccagagcag ATCGGGAAGCTGCGCAGTGAGCTGGAAGTGGTGAATGGGAACACAAAGGTGATGTCAGAGATGTTGACAGAGCTGGTGCCGTCCCAGGCCGAGCCTTctgacctggagctgctgcag GAGCTGAATCGGACATGCAGAGCCATGCAGCAGCGAGTCCTGGAGCTGATTCCCCGTGTCCTCCATGAGCAACTCACCgaggagctgctcctcatcaaTGACAACCTCAATAACGTGTTTCTGCGCCATGAAAG GTTCGAGCGACTTCGGACAGGACAGCCTGTTAAG gCACCAAATGAGGCAGAGAACAGCTTGATTGACCTGGGACCCAATGCTCCTTCAGCACTGAAACAGCCTGAAGTCACCAGCAACCTTTCCTCTCAGCTGGCTGGAATGA ACCTGGGCTCAAGCAGCGTAAGTGCAGGGCTGCACTCCCTCGACACTTCTGGCAAGCTGGAAGAAGACTTTGACATGTTTGCCCTGACCCGTGGCAGCTCGCTGGCTGAGCAGCGCAAAGG GGTAAAATATGAAGACCCCCAAGCCACCAAAGGCCTTGCTGGTGCCCTGGATGCCCGGCAGCAGAACACGGGAGCG gTACCAGTTCCTCAAGCCAATTTCATGGAAGACATAGAAAAGTGGCTCTCCACTGATGTG GGAGAATCAGAGGATCCAAAAGGTGTCACCAGTGAAG AGTTTGACAAATTTCTGGAAGAGCGAGCGAAAGTTGCAGACCGCCTCCCCACTTTGTCCAGCTCCTCAGGAGGGACatctctgtcccctcctgctgccagtcATCATCGGAAGCAAGCAAAGGAAGATGATGCTATGTTTGCCTTGTGA